The following proteins are encoded in a genomic region of Dokdonia donghaensis DSW-1:
- a CDS encoding OmpA family protein, which translates to MKKILFLCALVGFAFANVQAQDLPTNPEPGKCYVRCTTPDIYETQSVQIQKTPAYKVLKVVPAQYDTVTERVMVKEASKRLRVIPATYKTETVTYVKSTSGSSLRVVPASFSNDTETIEVKSAYAQWELGAPAPDCASSNPDDCRYWCYKGYPAEYTTVSKRVLASDATVQSTPGGSANGTYTKRVVDQPARVVEEEVPAEFATITKTVLVKDATTTEDVVAATFNTVSKEVLKQKGGLTTWREVECALVEYQALPINWNTNSATLTPAAKNIIDTRLMPLLAENPGVKLEIASHTDSRGAASSNQDLSERRAQSVANYLISKGVNNSLLVANGFGERKLKNRCADGVSCTERQHAANRRTEFRLINN; encoded by the coding sequence ATGAAGAAAATTTTATTTTTATGTGCCCTAGTAGGATTTGCATTTGCAAATGTTCAAGCACAAGATTTACCTACTAATCCAGAACCAGGTAAATGTTACGTACGTTGTACAACTCCAGACATCTATGAGACTCAGAGTGTACAGATCCAAAAAACACCAGCTTACAAAGTACTTAAAGTTGTACCTGCTCAATACGATACAGTAACTGAGCGTGTAATGGTAAAAGAAGCTTCTAAGCGTCTTAGAGTAATACCAGCTACTTACAAAACTGAAACAGTAACTTATGTAAAGAGTACTTCAGGTTCTTCTTTAAGAGTAGTTCCTGCTTCTTTTTCTAACGATACTGAGACTATCGAAGTAAAATCTGCTTATGCGCAGTGGGAATTAGGTGCTCCAGCTCCTGATTGTGCTTCTTCTAACCCAGACGATTGTCGTTACTGGTGTTACAAAGGGTACCCAGCTGAGTATACTACAGTATCTAAGCGTGTACTTGCTTCAGATGCAACAGTACAGTCTACTCCAGGAGGTTCTGCAAACGGAACTTACACTAAGAGAGTTGTTGATCAGCCTGCAAGAGTAGTTGAGGAAGAAGTTCCTGCTGAGTTTGCAACTATCACTAAAACAGTACTTGTAAAAGATGCTACTACTACTGAAGATGTAGTTGCTGCAACTTTTAACACTGTATCTAAAGAAGTTCTTAAGCAGAAAGGTGGTCTTACTACTTGGAGAGAAGTTGAGTGTGCTCTTGTTGAGTACCAAGCACTTCCTATCAACTGGAATACTAACTCTGCAACTTTAACTCCTGCTGCAAAAAACATTATCGATACTAGATTAATGCCATTACTTGCTGAAAACCCAGGTGTAAAATTAGAGATCGCTTCTCACACAGATTCTAGAGGAGCTGCTTCTTCTAACCAAGATCTTTCTGAGCGTCGTGCACAGTCTGTAGCAAACTACCTTATCTCTAAGGGAGTAAACAACAGTCTTCTTGTAGCAAACGGATTTGGTGAGCGTAAGCTTAAAAACCGTTGTGCAGATGGTGTTTCTTGTACTGAGCGTCAGCACGCTGCAAACCGTCGTACTGAATTCCGTCTTATCAATAACTAA
- a CDS encoding YbaB/EbfC family nucleoid-associated protein — MFGDMMGLMGKLQEAKAKAEETKERLKTVLIDEASSDQLLKTTVTASGRIKEISLDEALLEDKEQLEDYLVLTLNKALEKAQDIHDTEMAAVAKEGMPNIPGMDMFK, encoded by the coding sequence ATGTTTGGAGATATGATGGGCTTAATGGGAAAACTACAAGAAGCCAAAGCAAAAGCTGAAGAAACAAAAGAAAGACTTAAAACAGTTTTAATAGACGAAGCATCGTCAGACCAATTACTTAAAACGACTGTGACAGCAAGTGGCCGTATAAAAGAGATTAGCCTTGATGAAGCCTTACTTGAAGATAAAGAACAACTAGAAGACTATCTTGTATTAACCCTTAATAAAGCGCTTGAGAAGGCACAAGATATACACGATACAGAAATGGCTGCCGTTGCTAAGGAAGGTATGCCTAACATACCAGGAATGGATATGTTTAAATAA
- a CDS encoding threonine aldolase family protein — translation MKIDLRSDTLTKPTPAMLDFMMKAQVGDDVYKEDPTVNELESRLAKMFKMDSALYFPTGSMANQAAIKLHTQPGEQLIADQYAHVYNYEGGGVSFNSGVSCKLINGTRGMITASQVEAAINPPDFYHSPLTTLVCLENTTNKGGGACYDLEEIKKIKAVSNKHGLGLHLDGARLWNALVAKGEEPSSYGELFDTISVCLSKGLGAPMGSVLIGKRQFMDKAMRVRKVLGGGMRQVGYMAAAGLYALDHHVDRMAEDHQRAQEIAILLKDQTYIKSVESTETNIIIFNLKDTIDGASFANYLFENQIAISDMGQGKLRIVTHYDYDKTAHARVLDVLDRF, via the coding sequence ATGAAAATAGATTTACGCTCAGATACACTCACGAAGCCTACTCCGGCTATGCTGGATTTTATGATGAAAGCACAAGTGGGTGATGATGTTTACAAGGAGGACCCTACAGTAAACGAGTTAGAAAGTCGCCTTGCAAAAATGTTTAAGATGGACAGCGCTCTTTACTTCCCTACGGGGAGTATGGCAAACCAAGCAGCCATTAAGTTACACACACAGCCAGGAGAGCAACTTATAGCAGACCAATATGCGCACGTTTATAATTATGAAGGAGGAGGAGTATCCTTTAATAGTGGTGTGTCGTGCAAACTTATTAATGGCACTAGGGGTATGATAACTGCATCTCAGGTAGAGGCAGCTATAAATCCGCCCGATTTTTATCATAGTCCACTCACCACATTGGTGTGTCTAGAGAACACCACAAATAAAGGTGGAGGAGCTTGTTATGATCTAGAAGAGATAAAGAAAATTAAAGCAGTGAGTAATAAACACGGCTTAGGTTTACACCTAGATGGTGCACGATTATGGAATGCTCTTGTGGCAAAAGGAGAGGAGCCCTCTAGTTATGGAGAACTATTTGACACTATATCTGTATGTCTTTCAAAAGGCCTTGGAGCTCCTATGGGCTCTGTTCTTATAGGAAAACGACAATTTATGGATAAGGCAATGCGCGTGCGTAAAGTTTTAGGTGGTGGTATGCGCCAGGTAGGGTATATGGCCGCTGCTGGCCTGTATGCGTTAGACCACCACGTAGATAGAATGGCAGAAGATCACCAGCGAGCTCAAGAAATAGCAATATTACTAAAAGATCAAACTTACATTAAATCTGTTGAGTCTACTGAGACAAATATTATAATATTTAACCTTAAGGATACTATAGATGGGGCTTCTTTTGCTAACTATCTATTTGAAAATCAAATAGCTATAAGTGATATGGGTCAAGGTAAATTAAGAATAGTGACTCATTATGATTACGATAAAACTGCTCACGCACGTGTTTTAGACGTTTTAGACAGATTTTGA
- a CDS encoding DUF4252 domain-containing protein, with amino-acid sequence MYNTIKTVVAAFAVVLALASCSNKQSLQEYYVDNQENGDFILVDVPTSLLGKNVEALSEEQQEVFKTVRKINLMAYQTKSGDTAAMQVERDKVKDILTSDDYEELMKASGDMGQMRLYFKGEEDAIDEVIFFGADDNKGFMLARLLGNDMNIGDMMRMAESLEKSDIDVSQFGSIMEVFDNK; translated from the coding sequence ATGTATAACACAATAAAAACAGTAGTAGCAGCCTTTGCGGTGGTGCTCGCACTTGCTAGTTGTAGTAATAAACAATCGTTGCAAGAGTATTATGTAGATAATCAAGAAAACGGTGACTTTATTCTTGTAGACGTACCTACTAGTTTACTAGGTAAAAATGTAGAGGCGTTAAGTGAAGAGCAGCAAGAGGTTTTTAAAACCGTGCGTAAAATAAACCTTATGGCATACCAGACTAAGTCTGGTGACACGGCAGCAATGCAAGTAGAGCGAGACAAGGTAAAAGACATCCTTACCTCAGATGATTATGAGGAGCTTATGAAAGCCAGCGGAGATATGGGACAAATGCGTCTCTATTTTAAAGGAGAAGAAGATGCTATAGATGAGGTGATCTTCTTTGGTGCAGATGATAATAAAGGCTTTATGCTTGCTCGCTTACTAGGTAATGATATGAACATAGGAGATATGATGCGTATGGCAGAGTCTCTAGAAAAGAGTGATATAGATGTATCACAATTTGGAAGCATTATGGAAGTTTTTGATAATAAATAA
- a CDS encoding PLP-dependent cysteine synthase family protein: protein MNKDLNVYDNALQLIGNTPLIKLNSITADFDGEFLAKVEAFNPGHSSKDRIALHIIEEAERTGVLKPGDTIIETTSGNTGFSIAMVSIIKGYECILAVSSKSSPDKIDALKAMGAKVYVCPANVSADDSRSYYSVAKRLHEETKGSVYINQYFNELNIDAHYLSTGPEVWSQTKGEITHLIACSGTGGTISGTARFLKEQNPEIKVIGIDAYGSVIQKYHQTREFDATEIYPYRIEGLGKNLIPTATDFDAIDEFVKVSDEEAAHSAREIATTEGLFVGYTSGAAIQGVKQLAAQGEFTKDSKVVIIFPDHGSRYMSKVFSDKWMSDQGFFDSQNEEAVATIEYIK from the coding sequence ATGAACAAGGACTTAAACGTTTATGATAACGCGTTACAACTTATAGGTAACACGCCCCTCATAAAATTAAATAGCATAACAGCCGATTTTGACGGTGAATTTTTAGCCAAAGTCGAAGCTTTTAACCCAGGTCACTCTTCAAAAGATCGTATAGCTCTTCACATTATAGAGGAGGCAGAGCGTACTGGAGTACTTAAACCAGGCGATACTATTATAGAGACTACATCTGGTAACACAGGTTTTAGTATTGCTATGGTGAGTATCATAAAAGGATATGAGTGTATACTTGCAGTGAGCTCAAAATCTTCGCCAGATAAAATAGATGCTCTTAAAGCAATGGGAGCAAAGGTGTATGTATGTCCTGCAAATGTGAGTGCAGACGACTCAAGATCTTATTATAGTGTTGCAAAGCGTCTACACGAAGAAACAAAAGGGTCTGTTTACATTAACCAGTACTTTAATGAGCTTAATATAGATGCTCATTACCTCTCTACAGGTCCAGAAGTATGGAGTCAGACTAAGGGCGAGATTACACACCTTATAGCTTGTAGTGGTACAGGTGGCACAATATCTGGTACGGCTAGATTCTTAAAAGAGCAAAACCCAGAGATAAAAGTAATAGGAATAGATGCCTATGGATCTGTGATTCAAAAGTATCACCAAACGCGTGAGTTTGACGCTACAGAGATATACCCTTACAGAATAGAAGGTTTAGGTAAAAACTTAATACCTACTGCTACAGATTTTGATGCTATAGATGAGTTTGTAAAAGTGAGTGATGAAGAGGCAGCCCATAGTGCTAGAGAGATCGCTACTACAGAGGGCCTTTTTGTAGGTTATACAAGTGGTGCCGCTATACAAGGTGTAAAGCAGCTAGCTGCACAAGGAGAATTTACAAAAGATAGTAAAGTAGTTATCATATTTCCAGATCACGGAAGCCGCTATATGAGTAAGGTCTTCTCTGATAAATGGATGAGCGACCAAGGCTTTTTTGATAGTCAAAATGAAGAAGCTGTCGCAACTATAGAATACATAAAGTAA
- a CDS encoding aminotransferase class I/II-fold pyridoxal phosphate-dependent enzyme gives MKDLFDKIYKDKGPLGKWASVAEGYFVFPKLEGPISNRMKFQGKEVITWSVNDYLGLANRPEVRAVDAQAAADYGSAYPMGARMMSGHTELHEQLQNECAAFVQKEAAYLLNFGYQGIMSTIDALVGKDDIIVYDVDTHACIIDGVRLHMGKRFTYKHNDMASIEKNLERATKMAEQTGGGILVISEGVFGMRGEQGKLKEIVALKKKFNFRLLVDDAHGFGTLGATGAGAGEEQGVQDDIDVYFATFAKSMASTGAFIAGDQEIIDYLKYNLRSQMFAKSLQMQLVVGALKRLDMLRSMPELREKLWENVNALQGGLKERGFDIGTTQSCVTPVYLKGSVPEAMALVKDLRENHGVFCSIVVYPVIPKGLILLRMIPTASHTLTDVEETLNAFEAIRERLDNGTYKRLSAKVAEAFGA, from the coding sequence ATGAAAGATTTATTTGATAAAATTTACAAGGATAAGGGACCATTAGGTAAATGGGCATCAGTAGCAGAGGGATATTTTGTATTCCCAAAGTTAGAAGGGCCTATTTCTAACCGTATGAAGTTTCAAGGGAAAGAAGTGATCACGTGGAGTGTAAATGATTATTTAGGTCTTGCAAATCGTCCTGAAGTAAGAGCAGTAGACGCACAAGCAGCTGCAGATTATGGATCTGCATACCCTATGGGTGCTCGTATGATGTCTGGTCATACCGAGCTACACGAGCAACTTCAAAATGAGTGTGCAGCCTTTGTACAAAAGGAAGCAGCTTACTTACTTAACTTTGGTTACCAGGGTATTATGTCTACTATAGACGCGCTGGTAGGTAAGGATGATATCATTGTTTATGACGTAGATACGCACGCTTGTATTATAGACGGTGTGAGACTGCATATGGGTAAACGTTTTACCTACAAGCATAACGATATGGCAAGTATCGAAAAAAATCTTGAGCGTGCTACAAAAATGGCAGAGCAAACCGGCGGAGGAATCTTAGTGATTTCTGAAGGTGTATTTGGTATGCGTGGAGAGCAAGGGAAACTAAAGGAAATAGTTGCTCTTAAGAAAAAATTTAATTTCCGTTTACTTGTAGATGATGCACACGGTTTTGGTACACTAGGTGCTACTGGTGCAGGAGCAGGTGAGGAGCAAGGTGTTCAAGATGATATAGATGTATACTTTGCAACCTTTGCAAAATCTATGGCATCTACAGGAGCATTTATTGCTGGAGATCAAGAAATAATAGATTACTTAAAATATAACCTACGTTCACAAATGTTTGCAAAGTCACTGCAAATGCAACTTGTGGTAGGAGCGCTTAAGCGATTAGATATGCTACGCTCTATGCCAGAACTTCGTGAGAAGTTATGGGAGAATGTAAATGCATTACAAGGTGGTCTTAAGGAAAGAGGTTTTGATATAGGTACAACACAATCTTGTGTAACACCAGTATATCTTAAAGGGTCTGTGCCAGAAGCAATGGCACTTGTAAAAGACTTACGTGAGAACCACGGAGTATTCTGTTCTATTGTTGTATACCCTGTAATACCTAAAGGTCTTATACTTCTTAGAATGATACCTACGGCATCACATACGCTTACAGACGTAGAGGAAACACTTAACGCTTTTGAGGCGATACGTGAGCGTCTTGATAATGGAACGTACAAGAGACTTTCGGCAAAGGTGGCTGAGGCTTTTGGAGCTTAA
- a CDS encoding S9 family peptidase, translating to MIKNTIPPVAKKLPVQLEKHNDTRVDDYFWMNERDSPEVLSHLKEENRYYDEMTAHTKAFQAQLFKEMKGRIKEDDASVPYKHNGYWYYRRFETGKDYPLYCRKEGSLDAPEIIVFDNNEMADGHSYFSQASYSVSEDNTIAAYGIDTVSRRQYTIRFKNLVTEEILNTEIKNTTGGAVWANDNKTVYYSRKDEETLRSNQIFKHTLGTDPSEDVLVYQEDDETFYTYVFKSKSKKYILIGSDSTMTSEFRFASAARGTTDFKVFQERTRGLEYAVSHYDDAFYIQTNKDKATNFKVMRTPENQTAMQYWEDLIPHREDTLLEDVEIFKKYLVISERSNGLNKIRIKSWDDRVDYYLPFDNETYDAYPTTNIDFDTHILRYAYNALNTPASVIDFNMETQEKTILKEQEILGGNFSKDNYKMERSWAPAQDGAKIPISIVYHKDTVLDGNAPLLQYAYGSYGSTIDPSFSSIRLSLLDRGFIYAIAHIRGGEYLGRKWYEDGKLLKKKNTFTDFIDVSKFLIAQNYTSSKHLYAYGGSAGGLLIGAVINMAPELYNGVIAAVPFVDVVTTMLDDTIPLTTGEYDEWGNPNDKEYYDYMKSYSPYDNAFAKAYPNILVTTGYHDSQVQYWEPAKWVAKLRKNNTSNNQIIFQCNMDAGHGGASGRFEALKEVAQDYAFLLDLEGITK from the coding sequence TTGATAAAAAATACCATACCACCTGTAGCCAAAAAATTACCGGTTCAACTAGAAAAGCATAATGATACCCGAGTAGATGATTATTTCTGGATGAATGAAAGGGATAGTCCAGAGGTGTTATCACATCTTAAAGAAGAAAATAGGTATTATGATGAGATGACGGCCCATACCAAAGCTTTTCAAGCTCAACTTTTTAAGGAGATGAAAGGTAGGATAAAAGAAGATGATGCCTCAGTACCTTATAAGCACAATGGATACTGGTATTATAGGCGTTTTGAAACAGGTAAGGATTACCCGCTATATTGTAGAAAAGAGGGAAGTTTAGATGCTCCAGAGATTATCGTTTTTGATAATAATGAGATGGCCGATGGTCATTCTTATTTTAGTCAAGCGAGCTATTCTGTCTCAGAAGATAATACCATTGCGGCTTACGGTATTGATACCGTAAGTAGACGCCAGTATACCATACGTTTTAAAAATCTCGTTACTGAAGAGATTCTTAATACTGAAATTAAAAATACAACAGGGGGAGCTGTATGGGCAAATGATAATAAAACTGTTTATTATTCCAGAAAAGACGAAGAGACACTACGCTCTAACCAGATTTTTAAACACACATTAGGTACAGACCCTAGTGAAGATGTGCTCGTTTATCAAGAAGACGACGAGACATTTTATACTTATGTATTTAAGTCAAAGTCAAAAAAATATATTCTCATAGGTTCTGACAGTACGATGACGAGTGAGTTTAGATTTGCATCTGCAGCCCGAGGAACAACAGATTTTAAAGTTTTTCAAGAGCGTACACGAGGTCTTGAGTATGCAGTATCGCATTATGATGATGCGTTTTATATACAGACTAATAAAGATAAGGCTACTAACTTTAAGGTAATGAGAACCCCAGAAAACCAAACAGCGATGCAGTACTGGGAAGACCTTATACCTCACAGAGAAGACACGCTTCTAGAAGACGTTGAGATTTTTAAGAAGTACTTAGTGATAAGTGAGCGTAGCAATGGGTTAAACAAGATAAGAATCAAAAGTTGGGATGATCGAGTAGACTACTACCTTCCTTTTGATAATGAGACCTATGATGCATACCCTACGACAAATATAGATTTTGATACTCATATTCTTAGATATGCTTACAATGCTCTAAACACGCCAGCCTCTGTTATTGATTTTAATATGGAGACTCAAGAAAAAACGATTCTTAAAGAACAAGAAATTCTAGGTGGTAACTTCTCTAAAGATAACTATAAGATGGAGCGTAGCTGGGCACCAGCCCAAGATGGTGCAAAAATTCCAATTTCAATTGTTTATCATAAAGATACAGTGCTAGACGGAAACGCTCCCCTACTGCAATATGCATACGGAAGCTACGGAAGCACCATAGATCCATCCTTTAGTAGTATACGTCTTTCTTTACTTGATAGAGGTTTTATCTATGCCATTGCGCATATCCGAGGAGGGGAGTATCTAGGTCGTAAATGGTATGAAGATGGAAAACTCCTAAAAAAGAAAAACACTTTTACAGATTTTATTGATGTTTCAAAATTTTTGATAGCACAAAATTACACATCATCAAAACATCTTTATGCATACGGAGGTTCTGCGGGAGGTTTACTTATAGGTGCGGTTATAAATATGGCACCAGAGCTCTATAACGGGGTTATCGCTGCTGTTCCATTTGTAGATGTAGTTACAACAATGCTTGATGATACCATACCACTCACAACGGGAGAGTATGATGAGTGGGGAAACCCTAATGATAAGGAGTATTATGACTATATGAAGAGTTACAGTCCTTATGATAACGCTTTCGCGAAAGCGTACCCTAATATACTAGTAACCACAGGTTATCACGATAGCCAGGTGCAATACTGGGAACCTGCAAAATGGGTAGCAAAACTTAGGAAAAACAACACTTCTAATAACCAAATCATCTTCCAGTGCAATATGGATGCGGGTCACGGTGGAGCATCAGGGCGTTTTGAAGCCTTAAAAGAGGTGGCGCAAGATTATGCTTTTTTGCTTGATTTAGAGGGGATTACTAAGTAA
- a CDS encoding DUF4252 domain-containing protein, with product MKKLIMIAALASVTLASNAQSPFDKYEDLKGVSSIVMNQKMFKLLSKVDLNSSDPEMQQYINLVDNLENVKMYTSANAGIMDQMNTSMKGYIASSGLQELMRAKDDGKNVKFYYKEGSSEDYVKEFVMFLNGNMEGEQRAVFFQVTGNIDLKQISKLAQDLDFKGSEALKEVQNAKKS from the coding sequence ATGAAAAAGTTAATAATGATAGCAGCTCTTGCCTCAGTAACCCTAGCAAGTAACGCCCAGAGCCCTTTTGATAAGTACGAAGATCTTAAAGGAGTAAGCTCTATAGTAATGAACCAGAAGATGTTTAAGCTACTCAGTAAAGTAGACCTTAACTCATCAGACCCAGAGATGCAGCAGTACATAAACCTAGTAGATAATCTAGAAAATGTAAAGATGTATACTAGTGCAAATGCAGGTATAATGGACCAGATGAACACCTCTATGAAAGGCTACATAGCAAGCAGCGGTTTACAAGAACTTATGCGTGCAAAAGATGATGGTAAGAATGTAAAGTTTTACTATAAAGAAGGAAGTAGTGAAGACTATGTAAAAGAGTTTGTAATGTTCTTAAACGGAAATATGGAAGGTGAGCAACGCGCTGTATTCTTTCAGGTAACTGGAAACATAGATTTAAAGCAAATATCTAAGCTAGCTCAAGACCTCGATTTTAAAGGGAGTGAAGCTCTTAAGGAAGTTCAAAACGCAAAAAAGTCATAA
- a CDS encoding zinc-dependent metalloprotease encodes MKKYSILAICLLVATSTFAQFLDSKKDLVTSKGFFTLHYDESDDKIYVEVDKLDEEFLYVHSLRTGLGSNDIGLDRGQLGGNAVVKFQKVGNKIMLVQPNMRYRANTTNELERKSIEEAFAKSVLFGFPIKEQKGGKYLIDFTPFLLEDTHGVAARLKRGKEGTYKLDKTRSAMYMERTKAFPENTEFEALLTFKGSPTGRNIRSVAPDAKALTLVQHYSFVKLPDNKYVPRPFDPRAGVNATTYLDYATPVQEPIVKRYANRHRLEKKNPNAAMSEAVEPIIYYLDPGTPEPVRSALLEGASWWNQAYESAGFKNAFQVKMLPKDADPMDVRYNVIQWVHRSTRGWSYGASVRDPRTGEIIKGHVSLGSLRIRQDFLIAQALMNKPFAERDDNYKPMLEMALARIRQLSAHEVGHTIGFAHNFAASSNGRASVMDYPHPTLTWDGTKVDFSNAYATGIGEWDKVTVQYNYGVAPKGVSEKDYLNTILTKAEQSGLRYITDSDARPQGGAHAKAHLWDNGASAYQELDKMLALRKGAIANFSVDNIRSNEPYSVLEDVFVPLYFYHRYQTESAVKMVGGLEYNYAVKGDSNLDVTKILDAGEQRAALSSVLKTLTATELAIPRDKLALFPPRAQGYGRSRESFKSNDGVGFDALGAAATASDMTLSLLLHPERANRLVQQKAIDPSQMGLDGMLSTLVNSTIFSNEQDAYKAGVQQTINYNVLKHLMNLSAHSKSIPQTKAFTRAQLKQVRATLASQTTDANAAFMVDEIETFLKAPEKFKVLPSPKIPDGSPIGCM; translated from the coding sequence ATGAAAAAATACAGCATTCTTGCCATTTGTTTATTAGTCGCAACCAGCACCTTTGCACAGTTTTTAGATTCAAAAAAAGATCTAGTAACCTCAAAAGGATTTTTCACACTGCATTATGATGAGAGTGATGATAAGATATATGTAGAGGTAGACAAGCTAGATGAAGAATTTTTATACGTACACTCACTGCGCACAGGCTTAGGAAGCAATGACATAGGTCTAGATAGAGGACAACTAGGCGGTAATGCAGTAGTAAAATTTCAGAAAGTAGGTAATAAAATAATGCTCGTACAGCCTAATATGCGCTACAGAGCAAATACTACAAATGAGCTAGAACGCAAATCTATAGAAGAAGCCTTTGCAAAGTCTGTACTCTTTGGTTTTCCTATAAAAGAGCAAAAAGGAGGAAAGTACCTCATAGACTTCACACCGTTTTTACTAGAAGACACACACGGTGTAGCTGCGAGATTAAAACGTGGTAAGGAAGGTACTTATAAATTAGACAAAACAAGAAGCGCTATGTATATGGAGCGCACAAAGGCTTTTCCAGAAAACACAGAGTTTGAGGCGTTACTCACTTTTAAAGGCAGCCCAACGGGAAGAAACATACGCTCTGTTGCACCAGATGCAAAGGCACTTACTTTAGTACAGCACTACTCATTTGTAAAGTTGCCAGATAATAAGTACGTCCCTCGTCCTTTTGATCCTCGTGCTGGAGTAAACGCAACTACATACCTAGATTATGCAACACCGGTACAAGAGCCTATAGTAAAGCGCTATGCAAACCGTCATAGACTGGAGAAGAAAAATCCTAATGCAGCTATGAGTGAAGCGGTAGAGCCTATTATCTACTACCTAGATCCTGGTACACCAGAGCCAGTAAGATCTGCATTACTTGAGGGAGCAAGCTGGTGGAATCAAGCATACGAGTCGGCGGGATTTAAGAATGCATTTCAGGTAAAAATGTTGCCTAAGGATGCAGACCCTATGGATGTGCGTTACAATGTAATACAATGGGTACACCGCAGTACTAGAGGGTGGAGTTATGGAGCAAGCGTGCGTGACCCACGTACAGGGGAGATCATAAAAGGGCACGTAAGCCTTGGGAGTTTAAGAATACGTCAAGACTTTTTAATCGCTCAAGCCTTGATGAATAAGCCTTTTGCAGAGCGTGATGATAATTATAAACCTATGCTAGAGATGGCGCTCGCAAGAATAAGACAGTTAAGCGCTCACGAAGTAGGTCATACCATTGGGTTTGCACATAACTTTGCAGCAAGTTCAAATGGCAGAGCCAGCGTTATGGATTACCCGCATCCTACACTTACGTGGGATGGAACTAAAGTAGATTTTTCTAATGCCTATGCAACAGGTATAGGAGAGTGGGATAAAGTTACTGTACAGTATAACTACGGAGTGGCTCCTAAGGGAGTTTCAGAAAAAGACTATCTCAATACTATCTTAACTAAAGCAGAGCAAAGTGGCTTACGTTATATAACAGATAGTGATGCAAGACCACAAGGAGGAGCTCACGCTAAGGCCCACCTATGGGATAATGGCGCTAGTGCTTACCAAGAGTTAGATAAAATGCTTGCTTTAAGAAAAGGGGCTATCGCAAACTTCTCTGTAGATAACATACGTAGCAATGAGCCTTACTCTGTGCTTGAAGATGTATTTGTACCACTATATTTTTACCACAGATATCAAACTGAGTCGGCGGTAAAAATGGTGGGCGGTCTTGAATATAACTATGCTGTAAAAGGAGATAGTAATCTTGACGTAACAAAGATTCTTGATGCTGGTGAGCAAAGAGCAGCGCTTAGCAGCGTTTTAAAAACCCTAACTGCAACAGAGCTGGCTATACCTAGAGACAAGCTGGCACTATTCCCTCCTAGAGCGCAAGGGTATGGGAGATCACGTGAAAGTTTTAAAAGTAACGATGGTGTAGGCTTTGATGCTTTAGGGGCTGCAGCAACAGCGAGTGATATGACGTTGTCATTACTTCTTCATCCAGAAAGAGCAAACAGACTTGTACAACAAAAAGCGATAGACCCGTCTCAAATGGGACTTGATGGTATGCTCTCTACGCTTGTAAATAGCACCATATTCAGCAACGAGCAAGATGCTTATAAAGCAGGAGTACAACAAACTATAAATTACAATGTACTTAAACATCTTATGAATCTTTCGGCGCATAGTAAGTCTATACCACAGACTAAAGCTTTTACGAGAGCACAGCTTAAACAGGTGAGAGCAACACTCGCTAGTCAAACTACAGATGCAAATGCGGCGTTTATGGTAGATGAAATTGAGACATTCTTAAAAGCACCAGAAAAGTTTAAGGTGTTACCATCTCCAAAAATTCCTGATGGATCACCTATAGGATGTATGTAA